The DNA segment GATGTCATACTGTTTCACCTACCATCACTGAGCCTTGAATACAAGGGAAATACGCATAAGCGAATTAAATGAGCATTTCTACCAATGTGATCAAACCCAGCAAATAAGCTGTATTTGCCTTAATACCATATTCTGAGGAAATGCggaagttttaaaatgcttacaGGCAATTAATTAGTGAGTTCTTAAAcgaaagaaattagaaaaagatTGCAGAGAGTTGTTTGGCATCCATGTCAgaagggggcaggaggaaaaacggattaaaaaaataataatcaattTCAGACTAGGCAAGCAGTGTTCACGGAGTAGATTTGGTGAGCTGGAGCATTTGTAGAAGTTTGGGACTTGAAGCACTGACTCAAGGCAAGACAGAGAATGTGTAGGTGGGGAGCAAACATCAGACAAAACTTCTGATCCATGCACCTTGATAATGAATTTTATCTCTGCCGCTATTCCAGTCCTGCACCAAAACAAACTGCATGGTGGTTTGTGATGCAGTCtgaattcagtgaaaaaattcCACCTGTGATCTGAATTGCACTGAGATGCAGATTTCcagaaatggtttaaaaaacCGAGTTGACAAACTCCACAGTCCTACAGGTTTAATTGGTTTCCCCATTTCTTTATTCCAATGTGATTCTGAAATGAGGGGAAGAAGTCTTCAGAAACATGTTGGGCACATGTTTTCAAATACTCCTGATAAGAAtgtctatatttttttctgtcatccagacttactgcattaaaaaaaaaaaaatgtacaatatACTTCAACAGTTTTTGTATACCTAAAATGCACAATACCATCTGTTCCTTCAAGGTCTCTATTATTCCAAGTCTTGTTAATCTTCATTCTAGTTGCTTGCTACCTTCTGATTTCTGGTCCAGCCTGCTCTTGTTGTTCTTCACCATATAGATGAAGTATGCAAGCGTCTCTTTCTCATTCACAGGAATATTCCTGAAGTGACGACTGACAGTCTAGAAGGACAACATGTAAAGAGacagaaattctgaaattaaaaagtagaaataatCAGAACAGGTTTATCTTCACTTTCCAAAAATGACTTTATGGCCACTGAATGTAATATACTTGTAGTCAAACATGCACCAATTCAAACTGTCAGTCCTCATTTACCTCTCTCTCTTTACAGCTGGAATGTGCATATGAACATAGCATAGTCTTGCTACGTCAGCAGTATTTGCAGCCAACCTACAAGCGGAATTTGGAAGCCAGAATGTCCTCCTGCCAaaccagcacagcctctcctaAGCGACATTCATGCCGAGATTATTTGGAGAGCAATTTTTCCCTGCATCTCAGTATTTTAAAGTGTCAGAAATATTGAAACACCTTGCTGTGTGAACCCTATGTAGCAAAGTTTTAGAATCCAAAGGAAAACGCACTGAGtgaattttcactgaaaggaaCACCAGGGGATTTGTAATGGGAGGGTTAGGGCTACCCCTCTCTGACACTAACATAAGCCCTGAACcattagctgctttttttcctcaggaaatgAACGTAGAAAACATGTTGGAGCTGGACAAGATCTGCTTCTCATATGGGAGAAGTTCTTTTTTGGTACCCAACACAGCTCCAGAACTGGATTTTGATGCAGGCTGAGCAATAAGTCACTCCAAGAAGATTTATGGAAGTTTGAGTTTTCCTTACGGTGGGGTAGCAGCAGGAGTCTAAGAGCCTCAGGCAGCAGTGATTCAAGCATGGGAGCTGGACGAGGATCCAGCGTAGGGTCAAAGCTGCTCAGACTTCACAGGAAATCTGGGAAGTGTGTGACAACTTTAAGTTAGGCTCCCTTTATTTTCCGCTTGCAtagtagtttgttttttttttgtttttttttttgttttttgttttttttttaactccttggCACATTCATGGTAAATTGCCTAAGTAAGAAGTCCTTTGTGGCAGGAGGTAGCCGAGAGACTATGAACTGGTTAGTTAGAACATGACAAATCAGAACTAATATGGAGGATATACACCCAACCCTGCTTCGTTCAATTTACTCCTACATTGCACTACACTTTCTCTATATTCTGTATATTCATTACCTAGCTGACTTTGAAAGAGAGCAAGACAGTGTCTTGCTGTCTCTTTTGGTCTGCcggtttttgttctttaaagcaaaacagttaGTTTTGGGCAGACAGTTGTGAAAGTCTCAGCTTACAAAATCAACCTTGTTACCATTAACTGCTACAGTTTTTTCAAGTTTAGAGAAGACTTTTCCCACAGCATGCCTTCAGATCAAGTCAGGaaagagagcagagcagatgtGTACCAAGCACAACTAGCTCAAATAACAAAGAGATACAGAGAGTTCTTTCTTAACAAGTATCCCACATGGTGAGAAGGAAAGAGCCTTTTATTGACTTAATACAAGAATTCTAAGACGTCAGGACAAGGGAGGAAAATAAGGAATCTGAAGTCATGGTCAGTGATTCTGCCTTTAATGATAAGCAATTCCAACCAGGTCAAGTGcctgtgaggaaagaaaaactaacaGGGCACCTAAGGTGACTGGTAATGTGTAAGTCTGACTTTCAGTTGAACAGAAATCTTCAGCTAACACCCAGGTCGCTGGAAACTAGGTTCTGTTTCCGTTCCCTACAGGTAATGAATTGTGACTATGAacaaggagggaaaggaagcagagaaaagcaagttaCTAAAACATGCCTTCAAGAGCCAGCTTCCATGTCTTCCACGACTGTCTCAGGTGAACGAAAGCATGTAGCTTTCTGTTGGCATCGTCCCATGAAACCTTTCGCAGAGCACACAGTACGTACTAGCAAGAGTCGCTACAGATATTAGTGTCCACAAAATGTGTACTTGAGCAGAGGAGATAAGAAGTTTTTTAGTAACAGAGATAATACTACCTCTGTCGTCACTTACTTCTGCTAGCTGAGCTTTGTTGAGTCCAGGCCTAGTCTGCAACTTATAATGTCTCTTGTAACGTCGCAGGGTGTTCACTTGGAGCTGGAACAAGTCAACCTGGAAGTGATGCAGAGAAGAGAGGATGAGCACTACCTTTAGCTTCTATCAGGCAGAAACGTAGAGTtatctaaaaataattatttctgccTCAACAGGACTGCTCCTTGCCTGTATTCAGAACCACACCAGCTTCCCTTACTGACAAACCTAagtatattttgtatttgttaatGCTAAAGGACCAAAACAGCCTCAGGGAAATACAAAATTTTGTTCTGGTTCACATGCTGTCAACAGAATTGCTGGCCAATTTCTGCTCTCAATTACACCTCTGCAACCTTCAAGCAAAGGGGAACCTTTTGTTCCCACAAGGTTTAAAAAGCTCACACATGAAATATCAATTTAGCAGGCAGCGAACAAATGGTTTGTGACATAAAACAGAGCATAGAGACAGAGAAGAAACGAAattcaaatactgaaatggGAAGCGCAGAGATTAAAAGcaagggtggtggtgggggaggtTACAGGAAGGAAGATAAAGATCATGTGGAAAATGCCATGTTTCACAGACAAAAGGAATTTCTGGTGAAACCCAAGAATAAAATGACAATGAAACTGacagctgcagagctccctCTTCAGTTAGGTGACTGCATCCCTCAGGTTTTAACCACCAAATACCCTGCATGCTCTAGAGCACTAGCATTTTCAGATGCCAGCTGAGTCTTCACCAATTATCCTGGCAACTAACATAAAGCCTGTATAGGAAAGTTTGGATGGAGAATCTTGCggaatggaaacaaaaagaGCTTCAAGAAAAGGTCAGatatcctgaaaaaaacaaaccaaaccctttCTACTCTTTCAACACCTCCACACAGCGAGGTGTGGACACAGCTTTGCAGCAAAGACATAGCTGTGCTGGCAAAACGATtcttggtggctttttttttttttttttccagaaataaaacactttttgcCAATATGGGTGGCATTTCCAGCAGAGGGCTCTGCTGACATGGCCAGAACTCTGGTCCTCCATGAACATTACCTCTGCACAACTTTTTGCAATGTCAACAGTACCAGAAACATCACCAAAGCAAATACAGTGCAcaacagcacagagaagaaattattctaGAGTTCCGTAACACAGAAAACCTCCCCCAggcttttatttcctgaaaataaaaagatgttaTGAATTATTTGAAGGCAGTTTTAAATAGTGCCAAAAATACCATATACACAAAGGTCTGGAGAAGCTTAATCTCTCTGGATACCAAATACCCAAACGTAGAGAGTGACCTGTTGAATTCTTCACTGTATTTGCAAAACAATGCATGCTAGGTAATGGAGAACCGTATCAGGGCCACAATCACCACTGAAAGTAActtatttttacctttaaaaaagaattagtACCAAATACTcttttaacagctttttgtTTGGAAGCAGTACATATGTGAAGCTATGCGATAAGGTACCTTATCATACCTCTTTTTGTAGAAAACTTCACACAGGCAAAGAACTCATACAGGAATGAATAAGAAAATTAGACAATTACACATTACAAAAAAGCCTTCCTGAAAAGTGAGAATAACTCCATGGTGGTTTCAGTGGAGttgcaatttaaaatttaaatattttccaatacGTGGAAACATCCAAGTGATGTTTTCTTCAACGTGCTCAAAATTGGTAAAGCAGCCTACACCCACTTGCACCTACTAACCTCTGGGACATCCGTTTCATGCTCAGGAGAGTCACCTCCATCATCGcttgtcttcctctttcttttgtttcgGACACTTTGAATGAAGTTCTTGTGAAAATCACAAATATACAGATGTCTCACCTGAGAATCAGAAGTGGtgaaaaaacaatcaaaacGGGTACTGTGGAAACAGCATTCAACAGCAGCCAGACACCAGCATTCAAGAGTGCATCGCTCATGACTGGCATGACTGACTGCCTCATGACATTAAGGAATTTCTAATCTTAAACCCCAGGCCTGGTATCGCACTCCTGAGTTCGAGGTAATTTACATTACAAAGACTAAAGGCAAGGAAAATGAAGGACTCAACAGCTCCAGCTGAACCTGAACCTCTGCAGacaatatatttcttttttatggttGCAGTCatatgtcagaaaaaaaataggtaatTGTCTGGAGGAGATCTGTTTGCTTCAGGACTTACTACCAGGCGACTACtatcaagaaaaatattattctgtgCTGGTCTTGTCAACTTTCTGGTTTCAATAGCATGGAAGATTATTAATGCTAGTATTTCAAAATCTAGACTAAATAAAAGTTGGCTAATTACCTCAACTAAAACAAGCAAACCACAAGCAAAAATGTCTCTTTCCTATAGCTTATCCTGCCACAGAACCCGCTTTGTAACAAATATTATCTCACACTGTTAGCATATATAAAACAATGGACCACGAATGATCAAAATTATTTGGTACTGTAAGGCAGAAATATCTTCAGGTGACACAGGGACTGTACATTCGAAATCACTTTATGCAGCCCAGGTCGTACCTTCCcttcatttttacttcattagTCTGATTAcctccttttatttctaaaggcTTACATCTGTCAACaaagaataatttctaaa comes from the Falco peregrinus isolate bFalPer1 chromosome 8, bFalPer1.pri, whole genome shotgun sequence genome and includes:
- the SAP30L gene encoding histone deacetylase complex subunit SAP30L isoform X2 — encoded protein: MNGFSTEEDSRDGPPAAPFYGQSCCLIDDGDRCVRPAGNASFSKRIQKSISQKKLKLDIDKSVRHLYICDFHKNFIQSVRNKRKRKTSDDGGDSPEHETDVPEVDLFQLQVNTLRRYKRHYKLQTRPGLNKAQLAEYVLCALRKVSWDDANRKLHAFVHLRQSWKTWKLALEGMF
- the SAP30L gene encoding histone deacetylase complex subunit SAP30L isoform X1 codes for the protein MNGFSTEEDSRDGPPAAPFYGQSCCLIDDGDRCVRPAGNASFSKRIQKSISQKKLKLDIDKSVRHLYICDFHKNFIQSVRNKRKRKTSDDGGDSPEHETDVPEVDLFQLQVNTLRRYKRHYKLQTRPGLNKAQLAETVSRHFRNIPVNEKETLAYFIYMVKNNKSRLDQKSEGSKQLE